The DNA sequence cagaaaaaatgtcaaaaatataTTTGATAGTAGAGATATCATCAATAGAAgctctacaaaaaataaatgtatcatcagcaaagaatatGAGAAATTTTAGGTGCATTCCTAGCAATTTTAATACCTTTTAAAGCGTTAAGGTCTCTATAGACATTCAAGAGGCAAGAAAGGCCTTTCATAGCCACAATAAACAAGAATGGGCTGAGTAGGCAACCTTGTCGGATACCCCTAAAGGGTTCAAAAAAGTTTTAAAGCAGTCCCGTTAAGTTTAAtgaaaaagatgtagagccaaTCAGAtctctgttttttcttcaaaccagaggaaataaaaaattccgCGGAGGAAACCCCATTCAAGCTTATTATAAGCTTTAGCTATATCCTATTTAAAGCAACACAAAACTTCTAAAATACTTGCTTGGAGACTCAAATCTATTCTCCCTGATATTAAGGAATTGAAATATCTCTTGGGCAATGATAATTGTGTCAGAAATCTGTCTGCCTGGCATAAAAGCTGATTAAAAAAGGGAGATAATTCCAGGGAGAACAGATTTGAGTCTCCAAGCAAGTATTTTAGAAATGAATTTGTAAGGCACATTACATAAGCTGATATGTCTAAATCCTCCACCAAGTATGAATTATCATTTTTAGGGATGAGCCAAATGAGGGTATGATTGGAAGCCGGAGGCAGAGAGATATCTCTAAAGAAGGAGATGATAATGAAATTGTGCACATCCTTATTGATGAAGTCCCAAAACTTCTGAAAAAACACAGCTTGATATCCGTTACCCCTAGGGGCTTTTTGGGCCCCAATGGAAAAACAACAATACAGATTTCCAGAAAGGAAGGAATACCATGGAGGGTAGGAAGATCATCAGGattcatatttggtgggaaatgcACTCAATGAAAGAGGGATCCAAAGGGTTAGAGATGGTAAAAATGGGCGAGAGGTGGGAAGCAAAAGCCTGAGCAATATCTACTAGGTTGGACGAGGGGTACCCATCGAGAAAAATAATGAAGTCAATTTTTCTTCTATGTTGATTATTCCGAACAATAGCATGATAAAACCAGGTGTTTCTGTTGCCTACTTTGAGGTACGCGTGTCTGGATTTTTGATACCAGAATATCTCCTCAGCCTCAAGAATCCAATCTAGGTTATGGGAGATCATGTCCTCTAAACCTCTTCTACTTTGGATTCAATTACATTAAAGGaaccaataaaattaaaatgttCAAAAAACATAACTCGATTTGAGGAATttttttgaaaccctagaacACAGAGAAACAAATTTTGATATACCCTAGAATCAAAATTGACAACAATAAATGAATGATTCAAGGGGGAAAAGTTACATTCACATTGCAAAGGTGCTCAATTATCTTTTCTAGTACAATTGCACCTTCCTTGGTTGTTAGTTTTGCAGCTAACAAATAGCCGGATTGGAAAGATTACCGGATTGAAAAGATTAAGGTAGTTGCAAAATCGTTGGAGTTGGGATTCAATTTCAAAGTTCGAAGATCATCGAAATGGAGATATTAATCCCCACAATTTGCCGAAGATGACAATTTCATATATGCAGATcaccaaagaagaaagaggtgagATGGAATATAATTTTGGAATATGGAGGTTGAGGATATATCTCGAGGTGTTGTATTGAAAAGGTAAAAAGGTCAAAATGAAAGATAATATAACCATTAATGAAAAATTTGCATAATTTAACGGTTTCAAACTAACACCTCATTAATACGATCAGCCTTCAGGAGTGCAGACGTAATTATTCAAAACACATTGTAATAGGACGAAAGTCCACGGGGAGAGCTATGCaaatttctcaaaataaaaatgacaccAAAGAAAGCCTTTTGAGTGAGAGGTTAGATCAAACATTGACATTTCAATGATTTGGACCAGTTGCACCCCTAGGAGATGGCATCGATGCCATGGTGATGGGCTTACTAGCAATGATTCAAAAATTGGAAATTCCGGCCGATTTGGATAGGAATTGTCTAATTTCCAATTTTCTTCACGACCTCCCATGATATACATGTCCAACTGAAGTCGGACACTACTATTCAATTTATAGGAAGGGTCAGTCGGGAGTCGCTACTCCAAATTGTGTAGATTTCGTTCCGGGACGTCGAAACGGAAAAAAAGCCGTAAGGATATGAGAAAGAGGAAGCTCAAAAGGACTCGATCGCAGAAACAAGCCAAAGATTTACAGCAGCAGGAGGAGGAGCAGCAGCTTAAAAGCCCTATaatggtggaagaggaagagCCATCGGAGTCAGTACAGCAGGACCAAAACTCGGAAGACCAAATCCCTGAGCACATGGAAGGAGAACAGCCATCTCAGACACCTAAAGACCATAACCTAGATGATCAAAACCCTACCTTGGTGGATgaaaaagtagaaaaagaagaagaagaagatcaaaaccTCGAATTGGTGTTGGTGGAAGAAGAACCGCCACcgccacctccacctccacctccacctcagGATCAACGTAATGGCTCTGATGGAACTCATGACCTAGAAAAACAGCCCCGGGAAGCCGAGGCGCCGGAAGGAATTCATGATCTAGAAATCCAGTTCGAGGAAGCTACAGTTCTAGAAAAAGTAGATGAAGAAGAACTACAGCAACTGCAACGACAACATGAACAAGAGCAAAaacgagaagaagaggaacaaaAACAGATTCTGCTACAAGAGGAGGATAATGAACCAGAACCAGAAGGTATGCCCCTGTCTCCTACGCTCCCTCCTCCTCCTGCCCACGAAATTACCCTTTTTGACATACTTCCAAACAATCCCCCACACAATGCTCCGAACGTCTCTCGGAAACCCCCCAAGAGGAAGAAATCTCTCAACCAGCGGCAACGTGCTGCTCTTGAGAAGAAACTTCAAACTGTTAAGGAAAAGCTACAGCCAATTCCTTTCATCCCCAGTAAAACCCTAGATTTCTCCAAGCACGAGAAGCTTCTTAAACGTCTAGGGTTGTGGGAATTTGCCCATTTGGAGTTTGATCGAGAGATCCGGAAAGGCCTACTAGTTCAGTTAATCGTCAATTTCAACCCTCAGCAACGTTGCAGCTATGTGAACGACTACCGGGTCATGGTCAATCGAGCCGATCTCGGCCGAGCCCTGAAACTACCCCTGAAGAAAGATAAGAGTAATCAGTCGGAATCTGCGGATTCTGATTTGGAGAAGTTACCTGAAGACTTCGTTGCTTTTATGGAGGATTTTGTGTCGACTTGGTTTTTTCTCCATGAGGATACCTGGATATTGCCAAATGAGATTGTGGCGTGGTGTAGGCTTATCAGAGATGGGCACCCGGAGAAGGTCGACTGGCCTGGATTGATCTGGTTTATGGTAGAGAAGGAACTCACACAGTCACCGCATTTGGGCTCTTGTTATTACGCTTCACACTTGCAGTTCTTGGTCAAGGCTCAGCATGCAAATCTGCTTAAAGAAGAAACCGCAGATCTGCTTAAAGAAGAACATACAATAGATGTTGATATGAAGGAGGAAGAGGATGCTGAcattaaggaaacaaatttGGAGGATTTCCAGAGAGAGGAACAGATTGAATTGAGTCTGGGACATGTCAAAACTGACTGTGAGCAGGTTAGAGATGAGGATGATGTCATGGACTTCCAGGATTGCAAGGATGATGAACCTGGACTTTGGCATCTGGATGGTAGGAACAGTGTTGGTGAGAATTTCTTGCAGCGTTGTAATCTAAACGAAGTGGGGGGTTTAAAGAGTGAACGTGAAAGGAAAGAAGTGGAAGAAGCGAGGTATGATCTTTCATCAAAACCCACTAATCTGGAGCGGTTATCTTCTACCGAGCTTATTCAAGCTATCGGAAGTGCGAACATTTCATTTAATACGCCTGCTCACCTTTTTAGTCACCCTTCTGGGGAATTTCTAACTTCAAGGGTGGATGACCATATGAATGCAGTTGGTCCATCATCTGTGTTTGAAAATGGGTCCAAGAGAGAGCTAGATCTTGATGATGATATGAATCATCACT is a window from the Macadamia integrifolia cultivar HAES 741 chromosome 5, SCU_Mint_v3, whole genome shotgun sequence genome containing:
- the LOC122079716 gene encoding uncharacterized protein LOC122079716, encoding MRKRKLKRTRSQKQAKDLQQQEEEQQLKSPIMVEEEEPSESVQQDQNSEDQIPEHMEGEQPSQTPKDHNLDDQNPTLVDEKVEKEEEEDQNLELVLVEEEPPPPPPPPPPPQDQRNGSDGTHDLEKQPREAEAPEGIHDLEIQFEEATVLEKVDEEELQQLQRQHEQEQKREEEEQKQILLQEEDNEPEPEGMPLSPTLPPPPAHEITLFDILPNNPPHNAPNVSRKPPKRKKSLNQRQRAALEKKLQTVKEKLQPIPFIPSKTLDFSKHEKLLKRLGLWEFAHLEFDREIRKGLLVQLIVNFNPQQRCSYVNDYRVMVNRADLGRALKLPLKKDKSNQSESADSDLEKLPEDFVAFMEDFVSTWFFLHEDTWILPNEIVAWCRLIRDGHPEKVDWPGLIWFMVEKELTQSPHLGSCYYASHLQFLVKAQHANLLKEETADLLKEEHTIDVDMKEEEDADIKETNLEDFQREEQIELSLGHVKTDCEQVRDEDDVMDFQDCKDDEPGLWHLDGRNSVGENFLQRCNLNEVGGLKSERERKEVEEARYDLSSKPTNLERLSSTELIQAIGSANISFNTPAHLFSHPSGEFLTSRVDDHMNAVGPSSVFENGSKRELDLDDDMNHHSFNGQHKRMRNDGSWDQNELDFDSCMEQVQSWMGKARMVYEAKEQELMNSHLNQQALMAELQQRNKIIEALDRSKSEEEQKRQLEIYRLEHELYAMSNLLNGYKGALKEIRQAFSEYRQRYPHPDEPLYKDVAGPGGVVLSSIELEKQREEREEELRVLRFMIEEQMRDFEQRWLGKFELHLKEEKTSQGGRESSLLSLLENIVVPVYEGDCN